One Coffea arabica cultivar ET-39 chromosome 5e, Coffea Arabica ET-39 HiFi, whole genome shotgun sequence DNA segment encodes these proteins:
- the LOC140006835 gene encoding uncharacterized protein, whose protein sequence is MASAINHLESQGQGRLPSKLEANPKNMSTMILRSGTKIEGSKLIIPRDKSDDQIKKEMEKEGFIKATFEVTPNAVIQVKSNLTFFPSRLEKSKKQDEEREILEVLQKVAINTPLLNAIKQVPKYVKFLKNLYVNKKKLRGDERVVMEENVLAVLQKKIAPKCRDPSMFPCRIGNTKIKKTMIDLGASINVMPKSIYTSLNLESLKETGIIIQLTDRTNAYPDGLVEDSLVQVNELVFPVDFNVLDMSDECSLNPSPVILGRPFLSTTRTKIDVSKGTLKMEFDRKIAHFNIFDEMKNLVNSHSLFAIHAVNPPVREFSEFDCRGQLEVATNMYRRLKATYDVKATKLKKRVT, encoded by the coding sequence ATGGCCTCTGCGATAAACCACCTGGAGTCCCAGGGGCAAGGAAGACTTCCTTCTAAACTTGAGGCGAATCCAAAGAACATGAGCACCATGATCCTCAGAAGTGGGACGAAGATTGAAGGGTCAAAACTCATAATTCCAAGGGATAAGAGTGACGATCAAATTaaaaaggagatggaaaaagagGGATTCATCAAAGCAACTTTTGAGGTAACTCCCAATGCTGTGATTCAAGTTAAATCTAATCTGACTTTCTTTCCTAGCAGGTTAGAGAAATCGAAAAAACAAGACGAAGAGAGGGAGATTTTAGAAGTGCTTCAGAAGGTGGCAATCAATACCCCTTTATTGAACGCGATCAAGCAAGTGCCGAAGtatgttaaatttttgaaaaacttgtaTGTTAACAAGAAGAAATTGAGAGGTGATGAGAGAGTTGTGATGGAGGAAAATGTATTAGCAGTGCTACAAAAGAAAATTGCACCCAAATGTAGAGATCCAAGTATGTTCCCTTGTCGAATAGGAAACACTAAGATTAAAAAGACCATGATAGATTTAGGAGCCTCCATTAATGTGATGCCCAAGAGTATTTATACCTCCTTGAATCTAGAATCTCTAAAGGAAACTGGCATCATAATTCAATTAACTGATCGTACAAATGCATATCCTGATGGGTTAGTTGAAGATAGTTTGGTCCAAGTTAATGAATTAGTATTTCCTGTTGACTTTAATGTTCTTGACATGAGTGATGAATGCTCTCTTAATCCATCACCTGTTATATTAGGAAGACCCTTTTTAAGTACAACTCGCacaaaaattgatgttagtAAGGGTACTTTGAAGATGgaatttgatagaaaaatagctcattttaatatttttgatgaaATGAAAAATCTTGTTAACTCTCATTCTTTGTTTGCCATTCATGCTGTTAATCCCCCTGTGCGAGAATTTTCTGAGTTTGATTGTAGAGGTCAGTTGGAAGTTGCTACAAACATGTATCGTAGGTTGAAAGCAACATATGATGTGAAAGCAacaaagttgaagaagagggTTACATAA
- the LOC113722594 gene encoding receptor kinase-like protein Xa21 codes for MEFNSLTGSIPAGIFNISTLGRLALQSNKLSGLIPASISNASKLTFLYLDTNRFSGPIPSSLGNLRLLRWLDLSENHLTIEPSSRELSFINYLTNCKYLEILSFNDNPLHGILPISVGNLSTSMERFYAYDCGIKGSIPDAFGNLSNLVVLSLFVNHLSGPVPATVKQLQKLQVLNFYDNRLSGSIPDSLCELKSLYGLYLGKNQLRGSIPSCISNVSSLRKISFDGNFLNSSIPASLWNLIDLFYLGLSSNSLNGSLPQEIEILKMITILDLSGNHLSGNIPSSIGALQSLANLSLAQNKLEGPIPASLGHMLRLELLDLSNNNLSGPIPKSLETLLQLDYINLSFNHLRGEIPSSGPFKNFTYESFMFNDDLCGDERFHVPPCKSRQIHKSSRKKLFHMLGIISGIAATTVVILLLRCRRKDAVSRNVDLLPVVVPRRISYYELVQATIAYDESNLIGKGSFGSVYKGILADGTVVAVKVFTFLTEVTSRSFDAECQVLRNLRHRNLTKVIGSCSNLEFKALVLAYMPNGSLEKWLYSHNLCLDLLQRTSIMTDVASALEYLHFGYTTPVVHCDLKPSNTLLDENMVAHVSDFGIAKILDEENSAMHTQTLATLGYMAPEYGVEGQVSIRIDAYSFGILLMETFSRMKPSDEMFKDDLSLKSWIEESLPNATIQIIDANLLRQQDEHFNEKLQCVSMIFKLALSCCTECPQDRTNMKDVVAVLKKIRRHLATFSDNSRSN; via the exons ATGGAGTTCAATAGCCTAACTGGCTCCATACCAGCCGGAATTTTCAACATCTCAACACTGGGAAGACTAGCCCTACAGAGCAATAAACTTTCTGGATTGATACCAGCCTCAATCTCAAATGCATCTAAGCTAACTTTCTTATACTTGGATACAAACAGATTCAGTGGTCCAATTCCAAGTTCTCTTGGAAACCTAAGACTTCTAAGATGGCTAGATCTCTCTGAAAATCATTTGACAATTGAACCTTCATCAAGAGAATTGAGTTTCATCAATTACTTGACAAATTGTAAGTACCTAGAAATATTGTCTTTTAATGACAATCCGCTGCACGGTATTCTTCCAATATCGGTTGGGAATCTTTCAACTTCTATGGAGAGATTCTATGCATATGATTGCGGAATCAAGGGAAGCATTCCCGATGCATTCGGGAATTTGAGCAATCTAGTGGTTTTGAGTCTATTTGTAAATCACCTGAGTGGACCCGTTCCAGCCACAGTGAAACAATTGCAAAAACTTCAAGTTTTGAATTTCTATGACAACCGATTGAGTGGTTCGATTCCAGATAGTCTTTGTGAGTTAAAGAGCTTGTACGGATTATATCTGGGTAAAAATCAGCTTCGTGGGTCAATACCATCATGCATAAGTAATGTTAGTTCACTGAGAAAAATTTCCTTTGATGGGAACTTCTTAAATTCAAGCATACCTGCAAGCTTGTGGAACCTCATTGATCTATTTTATTTGGGTCTGTCCTCTAATTCGCTGAATGGCTCACTAcctcaagaaattgaaattttgaagatGATAACAATATTGGATCTGTCAGGAAATCATCTTAGTGGGAATATTCCAAGTTCCATTGGAGCTTTGCAAAGTTTAGCCAACCTTTCTTTAGCACAAAATAAGCTTGAGGGACCTATTCCAGCCTCACTAGGTCACATGTTACGCTTGGAACTTTTGGACCTATCTAATAATAACCTATCGGGTCCGATACCAAAGTCCTTGGAAACACTTTTGCAGCTTGATTACATTAATCTTTCTTTCAACCACTTAAGAGGAGAAATTCCCAGTAGTGGTCCTTTCAAGAACTTCACATACGAATCATTCATGTTTAATGATGATTTGTGTGGTGATGAAAGGTTTCATGTTCCTCCATGCAAATCTCGTCAGATTCACAAATCAAGTCGAAAGAAACTATTTCACATGTTAGGCATTATATCAGGTATTGCTGCTACAACTGTTGTAATTTTACTTTTAAGATGCCGGAGGAAGGATGCAGTTTCAAGAAATGTTGACTTATTGCCGGTGGTAGTGCCAAGAAGGATTTCATATTATGAACTTGTTCAAGCAACTATTGCCTATGATGAAAGCAATTTAATTGGCAAAGGGAGTTTTGGATCTGTATATAAAGGTATTCTAGCGGATGGGACAGTGGTAGCTGTgaaagttttcacttttctaaCCGAAGTCACTTCTAGGAGTTTCGATGCGGAATGTCAAGTCCTACGTAACCTTCGGCATAGAAACCTAACCAAAGTGATTGGCAGTTGCTCTAACCTGGAATTCAAAGCCTTAGTGCTAGCATATATGCCCAACGGGAGCCTTGAGAAATGGTTGTACTCCCACAACCTTTGCTTGGATCTGCTGCAAAGAACAAGCATAATGACGGATGTTGCTTCTGCATTGGAATACCTGCATTTTGGTTATACAACACCTGTGGTTCACTGTGATCTGAAACCTAGCAACACATTACTTGACGAAAACATGGTTGCTCATGTAAGTGATTTTGGTATAGCAAAGATTTTGGATGAAGAAAATAGTGCCATGCATACCCAGACTCTTGCAACGCTTGGATACATGGCACCAG AGTATGGAGTTGAAGGGCAGGTGTCAATAAGAATTGATGCGTATAGTTTTGGCATACTTCTGATGGAAACATTTTCAAGAATGAAGCCTAGTGATGAAATGTTCAAAGATGATTTGAGCCTGAAGAGTTGGATAGAAGAATCTCTGCCTAATGCAACAATTCAGATTATAGATGCCAACTTACTCAGGCAACAAGATGAGCATTTCAATGAGAAATTGCAGTGTGTTTCAATGATCTTCAAATTGGCTTTAAGTTGCTGCACTGAATGCCCACAAGATCGAACTAACATGAAAGA